The Agromyces sp. LHK192 genome includes a window with the following:
- a CDS encoding VOC family protein, which translates to MLRGIATVNLYVEDPDATAAWYAEVLGIEPYFHTAGPDGRNAYVEFRIGDLEQELGFVDRRFAPAGMAAPGDDAPNGGGAATAGPVIHWYVDDLAGSLARLLELGATPLDPITERGPGFVTASVVDPFGNALGIMTNVHYLEQVGARS; encoded by the coding sequence ATGCTGCGAGGCATCGCCACCGTCAACCTGTACGTCGAGGACCCCGACGCCACCGCCGCGTGGTACGCGGAGGTGCTCGGCATCGAACCGTACTTCCACACCGCCGGACCCGACGGGCGGAACGCCTACGTCGAGTTCCGCATCGGCGACCTCGAACAGGAGCTCGGGTTCGTCGACCGCCGGTTCGCACCGGCCGGCATGGCCGCGCCCGGCGACGACGCGCCGAACGGTGGCGGAGCCGCGACGGCCGGTCCGGTCATCCACTGGTATGTCGACGACCTCGCCGGATCGCTCGCCCGCCTCCTCGAACTCGGCGCCACCCCGCTGGATCCGATCACCGAGCGCGGGCCCGGCTTCGTCACGGCCTCGGTGGTCGACCCGTTCGGCAACGCACTCGGCATCATGACGAACGTGCACTACCTGGAGCAGGTCGGCGCCCGATCCTGA
- a CDS encoding YafY family protein, which yields MRADRLVATLLLMQARGRVTARELAEELEISVATARRDLEALSGAGVPVYPQPGRGGGWSLLGEGRTDLSGFTASEARALFLLLGPRAGESDAGRSALRKVLRALPATFRADAEAAADAVIVRPGGSETDAATLADLQHAVVEHRVVRFRYTAWGRPPRERQARPLGLVEHGAAWYLVAEAHGGDRDGERRTYRVDRVAGFEMLDERFEPPAEFSLDDAWREVEGRVGELRARASAVVLVDPSMVDEVRGWVGATTLEGVEADGRVRVHATAPAEEVLLRRLAAWAHVAEVVEPESLRAALAAAGAALVARYGAGPT from the coding sequence ATGCGTGCGGATCGCCTGGTCGCCACCCTGCTGCTGATGCAGGCGCGCGGGCGCGTGACCGCGCGTGAGCTCGCCGAGGAGCTCGAGATCTCGGTCGCGACCGCCCGTCGCGACCTCGAAGCGCTGTCGGGGGCCGGCGTGCCCGTCTACCCGCAGCCCGGACGCGGCGGCGGATGGTCGCTGCTCGGCGAGGGCCGCACCGATCTCAGCGGCTTCACCGCGTCGGAGGCGCGGGCCCTCTTCCTCCTGCTCGGGCCACGGGCCGGTGAGTCCGACGCCGGCCGGTCGGCGCTGCGCAAGGTGCTCCGGGCACTGCCGGCCACCTTCCGCGCGGATGCCGAGGCGGCCGCCGATGCGGTGATCGTTCGGCCTGGCGGGAGCGAGACGGATGCTGCAACGCTCGCGGACCTCCAGCACGCCGTCGTCGAACATCGAGTGGTGCGCTTCCGCTACACGGCGTGGGGGCGCCCGCCGCGCGAGCGCCAGGCCCGGCCGCTCGGCCTGGTCGAGCACGGCGCCGCCTGGTATCTCGTCGCAGAGGCCCATGGTGGCGATCGAGACGGCGAGCGGCGCACCTACCGCGTCGATCGCGTCGCCGGATTCGAGATGCTCGACGAGCGCTTCGAGCCGCCCGCGGAATTCTCGCTCGACGACGCCTGGCGCGAGGTCGAGGGGCGCGTCGGCGAGCTCCGGGCGCGGGCATCCGCCGTGGTGCTCGTCGACCCGAGCATGGTCGACGAGGTGCGCGGCTGGGTCGGCGCCACCACTCTCGAAGGCGTCGAGGCCGACGGACGCGTCCGCGTGCATGCCACGGCCCCGGCCGAGGAGGTGCTGCTCCGACGCCTCGCGGCCTGGGCGCACGTCGCCGAGGTCGTCGAACCGGAGTCGCTGCGCGCGGCCCTCGCGGCCGCGGGTGCCGCACTCGTCGCGCGGTACGGCGCCGGCCCGACCTGA
- a CDS encoding permease prefix domain 1-containing protein — MRAADTAGTPEAPGPGASPGLDDLVASWRSWVERRETLTASDIDELEGHLLDRVDALRAAGLHDDEAFLVAVKRLGAVDDLSHEYARVHSERLWKQLVLDDSAVADERRGGASGAASGVDADSGLGAASDAGFAGASDGAAAASRSVPFWNRANGLAVALLLGVGAGLAVKVAAELTTDPAFFLRNGAVLVLPFLAAWFAWRHRPTLGVLLGIAGAFLAAGLVLNLYPWGGPGATELFGAPPAATELLASLHAAVALWLVTGLAYVGDGWRTSAGRMDFVRFSGEWVVYYVLIALVGAGLSALTIGVFSTIDVDVAWFFNDWVLPCAIPGAVLVAAWLVDAKQRVIENIAPVLTKVFTPLFTIMLLALVVAAVLQWNVVEAERELLIAFDLVLVVVLALLVYSYSSRDPLQRAGWFERIQLVMLAAALVVDLFVLVAMVGRTGEFGWSPNKTASLGLNVILLVNLAWSAWLQLGFLRGRVPFDRLERWQTGYLPVYLAWAAIVAVAFPVLFGFE; from the coding sequence ATGCGCGCGGCCGACACCGCAGGCACGCCGGAGGCGCCCGGGCCCGGCGCCTCGCCCGGACTCGACGACCTCGTCGCCTCCTGGCGCAGCTGGGTCGAACGGCGCGAGACGCTCACGGCATCCGACATCGACGAGCTCGAGGGCCACCTGCTCGACCGCGTCGATGCGCTCCGCGCCGCCGGGCTGCACGACGACGAGGCGTTCCTCGTCGCGGTCAAGCGCCTCGGCGCGGTCGACGACCTGTCGCACGAGTACGCGCGCGTGCACTCCGAGCGCCTGTGGAAGCAGCTCGTGCTCGACGACTCCGCGGTCGCCGACGAGCGGCGCGGAGGGGCATCCGGCGCGGCATCCGGCGTCGACGCCGACTCCGGCCTCGGCGCCGCATCCGATGCCGGCTTCGCCGGCGCATCCGACGGGGCCGCTGCTGCATCCCGGTCGGTCCCGTTCTGGAATCGCGCGAACGGCCTCGCCGTCGCGCTGCTGCTCGGGGTCGGCGCGGGCCTCGCGGTGAAGGTCGCCGCCGAGCTCACGACCGACCCCGCGTTCTTCCTGCGCAACGGCGCCGTGCTCGTGCTGCCGTTCCTCGCCGCCTGGTTCGCGTGGCGGCACCGTCCGACGCTCGGCGTCCTGCTCGGCATCGCGGGCGCGTTCCTCGCCGCCGGACTCGTGTTGAACCTGTACCCGTGGGGCGGTCCGGGCGCGACCGAGCTGTTCGGCGCGCCGCCGGCCGCGACCGAACTGCTCGCTTCGCTGCACGCGGCCGTCGCCCTCTGGCTCGTCACCGGGCTCGCCTACGTCGGCGACGGGTGGCGCACGAGCGCCGGCCGCATGGACTTCGTGCGGTTCAGCGGCGAATGGGTCGTCTACTACGTGCTCATCGCGCTCGTCGGCGCCGGGCTCTCGGCCCTGACGATCGGCGTGTTCTCGACGATCGACGTCGACGTCGCCTGGTTCTTCAACGACTGGGTGCTGCCGTGCGCGATCCCCGGCGCGGTGCTCGTCGCGGCCTGGCTCGTCGACGCGAAGCAGCGCGTGATCGAGAACATCGCACCCGTGCTCACCAAGGTGTTCACTCCGCTGTTCACGATCATGCTGCTCGCGCTCGTGGTCGCGGCGGTGCTGCAGTGGAACGTCGTCGAAGCCGAGCGCGAACTGCTCATCGCGTTCGACCTCGTGCTCGTCGTGGTGCTCGCGCTGCTCGTGTATTCGTACTCGTCGCGCGATCCGCTGCAGCGGGCGGGCTGGTTCGAACGGATCCAGCTCGTCATGCTCGCCGCCGCGCTCGTCGTCGACCTGTTCGTGCTGGTCGCGATGGTCGGCCGCACGGGCGAGTTCGGCTGGAGCCCGAACAAGACCGCGTCGCTCGGACTCAACGTGATCCTGCTCGTCAACCTCGCCTGGTCGGCGTGGCTGCAGCTCGGGTTCCTGCGAGGGCGCGTGCCGTTCGACCGCCTCGAGCGGTGGCAGACCGGGTACCTGCCCGTCTACCTCGCGTGGGCGGCGATCGTGGCGGTCGCGTTCCCCGTGCTGTTCGGGTTCGAGTAG
- a CDS encoding PadR family transcriptional regulator, whose product MRIGKDLVAAAATPVVLGILSEGESYGYAILQQVSRLSGGELEWSDGMLYPLLHRLERQGLVASEWRQSDAGRPRKHYRLSPTGAAALAEQRRQWTVVGDVLDKLWSVQGGPTPALGGA is encoded by the coding sequence ATGCGCATCGGCAAGGACCTCGTCGCGGCCGCCGCGACCCCGGTCGTCCTCGGCATCCTGTCGGAGGGCGAGTCGTACGGCTACGCGATCCTGCAGCAGGTGTCGCGGCTCTCCGGCGGCGAACTCGAGTGGAGCGACGGCATGCTCTACCCGCTGCTGCACCGGCTCGAACGGCAGGGGCTCGTCGCCTCCGAATGGCGGCAATCGGATGCCGGGCGCCCGCGCAAGCACTACCGGCTGAGCCCGACGGGCGCCGCGGCGCTCGCCGAGCAGCGCCGGCAGTGGACCGTCGTCGGCGACGTGCTCGACAAACTCTGGTCGGTGCAGGGCGGCCCGACTCCCGCGCTCGGGGGTGCGTGA
- the aceA gene encoding isocitrate lyase, with protein sequence MSTRPGDQTQTAAELQLEWDADPRWEGVKRDYTAEDVVALRGPVREERTLAKRGAEKLWENISKNTGTAFDRMEDPEWSAALGALTGNQAVQQVRAGLKAIYLSGWQVAADANLSGQTYPDQSLYPANSVPAVVRRINNALLRAGQIEQGTPGPDGERDWMAPIVADAEAGFGGPLNAYELMHQMIEAGAAGVHWEDQLASEKKCGHMGGKVLIPTSQHIRTINAARLAADVAGVPSIIIARTDALAATLLTSDHDERDQPFVTGERTAEGFYNVQNGIEPVIARGLAYAEYADLLWVESAEPDLDLARRFAEAVHAKFPGKRLSYNCSPSFNWKRHLDDDQIAKFQRELASMGYAFQFITLAGFHALNHSMFTLAKDYNERHMSAYVDLQEAEFASEASGYTATRHQREVGTGYFDRIATALNPNSATLALVGSTEEEQFQH encoded by the coding sequence ATGAGCACCCGCCCCGGTGACCAGACCCAGACCGCCGCCGAGCTGCAGCTCGAGTGGGACGCCGACCCCCGCTGGGAGGGCGTCAAGCGCGACTACACGGCGGAGGACGTCGTCGCGCTGCGCGGCCCGGTCCGCGAGGAGCGGACGCTCGCCAAGCGCGGCGCCGAGAAGCTCTGGGAGAACATCTCGAAGAACACCGGCACCGCGTTCGACCGCATGGAGGACCCGGAGTGGTCGGCCGCGCTCGGCGCCCTCACCGGCAACCAGGCCGTGCAGCAGGTGCGCGCGGGACTCAAGGCCATCTACCTCAGCGGCTGGCAGGTCGCCGCCGACGCGAACCTGAGCGGCCAGACCTACCCCGACCAGTCGCTCTACCCTGCGAACTCGGTTCCGGCGGTCGTGCGCCGCATCAACAACGCGCTCCTGCGCGCCGGGCAGATCGAGCAGGGCACGCCCGGCCCCGACGGCGAGCGCGACTGGATGGCCCCGATCGTCGCTGACGCCGAGGCCGGCTTCGGCGGTCCGCTGAACGCGTACGAGCTCATGCACCAGATGATCGAGGCGGGCGCCGCCGGCGTGCACTGGGAGGACCAGCTCGCGAGCGAGAAGAAGTGCGGCCACATGGGCGGCAAGGTGCTGATCCCGACGAGCCAGCACATCCGCACGATCAACGCGGCGCGCCTCGCGGCCGACGTCGCCGGTGTCCCGTCGATCATCATCGCCCGCACCGACGCGCTCGCCGCGACGCTGCTGACGAGCGACCACGACGAGCGCGACCAGCCGTTCGTCACGGGCGAGCGCACCGCCGAGGGCTTCTACAACGTGCAGAACGGCATCGAGCCGGTCATCGCCCGCGGCCTCGCCTACGCCGAGTACGCCGACCTGCTCTGGGTCGAGTCGGCCGAGCCCGACCTCGACCTGGCGCGCCGCTTCGCCGAGGCCGTGCACGCGAAGTTCCCGGGCAAGCGCCTGAGCTACAACTGCTCGCCGAGCTTCAACTGGAAGCGCCACCTCGACGACGACCAGATCGCGAAGTTCCAGCGGGAGCTCGCGTCGATGGGATACGCGTTCCAGTTCATCACGCTCGCGGGCTTCCACGCCCTCAACCACTCCATGTTCACGCTCGCCAAGGACTACAACGAGCGGCACATGAGCGCATACGTCGACCTCCAGGAGGCGGAATTCGCCTCGGAGGCATCCGGGTACACCGCCACGCGCCACCAGCGCGAGGTCGGCACCGGCTACTTCGACCGGATCGCCACGGCGCTGAACCCCAACAGCGCGACCCTCGCCCTCGTCGGATCGACCGAGGAAGAGCAGTTCCAGCACTGA
- the aceB gene encoding malate synthase A, with translation MNTLTIERTDAPPRPTTTTSFSAARPRMEVTGPIGERYDEILTPAALEFLAELHDRFAGTRHDLLAARLQTRVDAANGRDPRFLPETESIRADRTWRVAGAGPGLEDRRVEITGPTDRKMTINALNSSAKVWLADQEDATSPTWRNVIEGQLSLFDALRGDLSFTSPEGKAYRLERDIRETPTIVFRPRGWHLTEKHVRFHDRAGRALQASGSLVDFGLYAFHNAKRLIELGRGPYFYLPKLESHREAKLWNDIFVFTQQYLGIPQGTIRATVLIETIQAAFQMEEILYELRDHCAGLNAGRWDYIFSIVKTFRSRGRRWVLPDRRQITMTVPFMRAYTELLVATAHQRGAYAIGGMSAFIPNRRNPEVTERALAAVAADKRREASDGFDGTWVAHPDLIDTARAEFDRVLGDEPNQLGRLREDVEVTAAQLLDIPSIGGEITEHGVQENISIAIRYVESWLRGTGAAALDDLMEDAATAEISRSQVWQWLHDNTVTAEGTRIDQTSIVRLMAAAVAELPRFEGDRFDDAISVFRSVALEPEFPTFLTLSAYARFL, from the coding sequence ATGAACACCCTGACCATCGAACGAACGGATGCCCCGCCGCGTCCGACGACGACGACGAGCTTCAGCGCGGCCCGCCCGCGCATGGAGGTCACCGGCCCGATCGGCGAGCGGTACGACGAGATCCTCACACCCGCGGCGCTCGAGTTCCTCGCCGAGTTGCACGACCGGTTCGCCGGCACCCGCCACGACCTGCTCGCGGCCCGCCTGCAGACCCGCGTCGACGCCGCGAACGGCCGCGACCCGAGGTTCCTGCCCGAGACCGAGTCCATCCGCGCCGACCGCACCTGGCGGGTCGCGGGCGCGGGCCCGGGCCTCGAGGACCGCCGCGTCGAGATCACCGGTCCCACCGACCGCAAGATGACGATCAACGCGCTCAACTCGAGTGCGAAGGTCTGGCTCGCCGACCAGGAGGATGCCACGAGCCCCACCTGGCGGAACGTCATCGAGGGCCAGCTGAGCCTGTTCGACGCGCTGCGCGGCGACCTGTCGTTCACGAGCCCGGAGGGCAAGGCGTACCGGCTCGAGCGCGACATCCGCGAGACGCCGACCATCGTGTTCCGTCCGCGCGGCTGGCACCTCACCGAGAAGCACGTGCGGTTCCACGACCGCGCGGGGCGTGCGCTGCAGGCGTCCGGGTCGCTCGTGGACTTCGGCCTCTACGCGTTCCACAACGCGAAGCGGCTGATCGAGCTCGGCCGCGGGCCGTACTTCTACCTGCCGAAGCTGGAGTCGCACCGCGAGGCGAAGCTGTGGAACGACATCTTCGTGTTCACGCAGCAGTACCTCGGCATCCCGCAGGGCACGATCCGGGCGACCGTGCTGATCGAGACGATCCAGGCCGCGTTCCAGATGGAGGAGATCCTCTACGAGCTGCGCGACCACTGCGCGGGCCTGAACGCCGGCCGCTGGGACTACATCTTCTCGATCGTGAAGACGTTCCGGTCGCGGGGTCGCCGGTGGGTGCTGCCCGACCGCAGGCAGATCACGATGACGGTGCCGTTCATGCGCGCCTACACCGAACTGCTGGTCGCGACCGCGCACCAGCGAGGCGCATATGCCATCGGCGGCATGAGCGCGTTCATCCCGAACCGGCGCAACCCCGAGGTGACCGAGCGCGCGCTCGCCGCGGTGGCCGCAGACAAGCGCCGCGAGGCATCCGACGGGTTCGACGGCACCTGGGTCGCGCACCCCGACCTGATCGACACCGCGCGGGCCGAGTTCGACCGCGTGCTCGGCGACGAGCCGAACCAGCTCGGCCGGCTGCGCGAGGACGTCGAGGTGACGGCGGCGCAGCTGCTCGACATCCCGTCGATCGGCGGTGAGATCACCGAGCACGGCGTGCAGGAGAACATCTCGATCGCGATCCGCTACGTCGAGTCGTGGCTGCGGGGCACCGGCGCCGCGGCGCTCGACGACCTGATGGAGGACGCCGCGACCGCGGAGATCTCGCGCTCGCAGGTGTGGCAGTGGTTGCACGACAACACCGTGACGGCCGAGGGCACCCGCATCGACCAGACGTCGATCGTGCGCCTCATGGCCGCGGCCGTCGCCGAGCTGCCCCGCTTCGAGGGCGACCGGTTCGACGACGCGATCTCGGTGTTCCGGTCGGTGGCGCTCGAACCCGAGTTCCCGACGTTCCTCACCCTGAGCGCGTACGCCCGCTTCCTGTAG
- a CDS encoding GNAT family N-acetyltransferase has translation MPELVIRAAAADDAERIAVLAAATFPLACPPSTTPEAQQAFIAEHLSAERFAAYVGDPERAVLVAEASDGAMLGYAMLIAGDPSDADVAAAVAERPAIELSKFYASPTVHGAGVAASLMQAVVDVARATGATVCWLGVNEENERAQRFYAKHGFRQVGRKRFRLGDRWEDDHVLALPL, from the coding sequence ATGCCCGAGCTCGTGATCCGTGCCGCAGCCGCCGACGACGCCGAGCGCATCGCCGTGCTCGCCGCGGCGACCTTCCCGCTCGCGTGTCCGCCGAGCACGACGCCCGAGGCCCAGCAGGCCTTCATCGCCGAGCACCTGAGCGCCGAGCGGTTCGCCGCGTACGTCGGGGACCCCGAGCGGGCGGTGCTGGTGGCCGAGGCATCCGACGGCGCCATGCTCGGGTACGCGATGCTCATCGCCGGCGACCCGTCCGACGCCGATGTCGCGGCCGCGGTCGCCGAGCGGCCCGCCATCGAGCTGAGCAAGTTCTACGCGAGCCCGACGGTGCACGGCGCGGGCGTCGCCGCGTCGCTCATGCAGGCGGTCGTCGACGTCGCACGGGCGACGGGCGCTACGGTCTGCTGGCTCGGCGTCAACGAGGAGAACGAACGCGCGCAGCGGTTCTACGCGAAGCACGGGTTCCGGCAGGTGGGCCGCAAGCGGTTCCGCCTCGGGGACCGGTGGGAGGACGACCACGTCCTCGCGCTGCCGCTCTGA
- a CDS encoding deoxyribodipyrimidine photo-lyase, producing MAAAPTIVWFRDDLRVADHPALSAAAERGAPVVALYVLDEGSPGVRPLGGAARWWLHGSLESLAADLDDLGVPLVLRRGAGADVVREVVDDAGADAVVWNRRYGAAREVDAGLKAGLADDGVDVRSFQASLLFEPWTIRTGQGTPYSVFTPFWRACREAPEPRHPLPVPGRLDGTRLDGDRLADWALLPTRPDWAGGLRETWTPGPAAARERLEEFAADAVQDYADGRDRMGDPVVSRLSPHLRFGELSPFEAWEAMRPKRSEGAARFRTELGWREFAWHVLYHFPDLATRNLRPEFDAFPWPRLHPTALEAWQRGRTGIPLVDAGMRELWRTGSMHNRVRMVTASFLVKHLLIDWRRGEQWFWDTLVDADEASNPFNWQWVAGSGADAAPYFRIFNPETQAAKFDADGAYRRRWLPDPDTDDSPEPIVDLAEGRREALAAYESVKVAAASARA from the coding sequence ATGGCTGCAGCCCCGACGATCGTCTGGTTCCGCGACGACCTCCGCGTCGCCGACCACCCGGCGCTGTCCGCCGCCGCGGAACGCGGAGCCCCGGTCGTCGCGCTGTACGTGCTCGACGAGGGCTCGCCGGGTGTGCGACCGCTCGGCGGCGCGGCCCGGTGGTGGTTGCACGGTTCGCTCGAGTCGCTCGCCGCGGACCTCGACGACCTCGGCGTGCCGCTCGTGCTGCGCCGCGGCGCCGGGGCCGACGTGGTGCGCGAGGTCGTCGACGACGCCGGTGCCGATGCCGTCGTGTGGAATCGGCGGTACGGAGCAGCACGCGAGGTCGACGCCGGCCTGAAGGCCGGACTCGCCGACGACGGGGTCGACGTCCGCAGCTTCCAGGCCTCGCTGCTGTTCGAACCGTGGACGATCCGCACCGGGCAGGGTACGCCGTACTCGGTGTTCACGCCCTTCTGGCGCGCGTGCCGCGAGGCGCCCGAGCCGCGGCATCCGCTGCCGGTCCCGGGCCGGCTCGACGGGACGCGCCTCGACGGCGACCGGCTCGCGGACTGGGCGCTGCTCCCCACTCGGCCGGACTGGGCCGGCGGGCTCCGCGAGACCTGGACGCCGGGTCCGGCGGCTGCCCGCGAGCGACTCGAGGAGTTCGCCGCCGATGCGGTGCAGGACTACGCCGACGGGCGCGATCGCATGGGCGACCCCGTCGTCTCCCGCCTCTCACCGCACCTGCGCTTCGGCGAATTGAGCCCGTTCGAGGCGTGGGAGGCGATGCGGCCCAAGCGCAGCGAGGGGGCGGCGCGGTTCCGCACCGAGCTCGGCTGGCGCGAGTTCGCCTGGCACGTGCTGTACCACTTCCCCGACCTGGCGACCCGGAACCTGCGACCGGAGTTCGACGCGTTCCCCTGGCCCCGGCTGCACCCGACCGCGCTCGAAGCCTGGCAGCGCGGACGCACGGGCATCCCGCTCGTCGACGCCGGCATGCGCGAACTCTGGCGCACCGGGTCGATGCACAACCGGGTGCGCATGGTGACGGCCTCGTTCCTGGTCAAGCACCTGCTCATCGACTGGCGCCGGGGCGAGCAGTGGTTCTGGGACACGCTCGTCGACGCCGACGAGGCGTCCAACCCGTTCAACTGGCAGTGGGTGGCCGGCTCCGGGGCCGACGCGGCGCCGTACTTCCGGATCTTCAACCCCGAGACGCAGGCGGCGAAGTTCGACGCGGACGGCGCGTACCGGCGCCGCTGGCTCCCCGACCCGGACACCGACGACTCCCCCGAGCCGATCGTCGACCTCGCCGAGGGCCGGCGCGAGGCGCTCGCGGCCTACGAGTCGGTGAAGGTGGCGGCCGCCTCCGCCCGGGCCTGA
- a CDS encoding FHA domain-containing protein, which produces MGTVPGFAIVTGRFVTLFGRDADAEFAGALFAVLQEDDVTLVEVLDLLAIEGGPADCGIVEVLDEVERRVHVGVRGGVEVVVDGAATTRFSGPDGGAWVVGESTGIAGLRLSIDGADASAADRLPVQRGVVRTSQIAIAEVRASSPKRRTDLPTRRIDLSSIASAGTAASAPGVAEPVSDAVDESDAVLEAEAVLEAEAVLEAETSREVASESVAVWIMRLPDGTELVPPVVFGRRPVPDGAEGAVHIVTPSPRREISGRHVEVRFEASELAALDLGSTNGTIVLSADRAPRLLIHNGQITLRSGDILDLGESYLVTVSQVSEGRRSTAIGSASPG; this is translated from the coding sequence ATGGGGACGGTGCCCGGCTTCGCGATCGTGACCGGGCGGTTCGTCACGCTGTTCGGGCGAGACGCCGACGCGGAGTTCGCCGGTGCGCTGTTCGCGGTGCTCCAGGAGGACGACGTGACACTCGTCGAGGTGCTCGACCTGCTCGCGATCGAGGGCGGCCCGGCCGACTGCGGCATCGTCGAGGTGCTCGACGAGGTCGAGCGCCGCGTGCACGTCGGTGTCCGCGGAGGCGTCGAGGTCGTCGTCGACGGCGCCGCGACCACGCGATTCTCCGGACCCGACGGCGGTGCCTGGGTGGTCGGCGAATCGACCGGCATCGCGGGCCTGCGCCTCTCGATCGACGGCGCGGATGCCTCCGCCGCCGATCGCCTCCCGGTGCAGCGCGGAGTCGTGCGCACGTCGCAGATCGCGATCGCCGAGGTGCGTGCGTCGTCGCCGAAACGGCGGACCGACCTGCCGACCCGCCGGATCGACCTGTCGTCGATCGCGTCGGCGGGCACCGCGGCATCCGCTCCGGGCGTCGCAGAACCGGTGTCGGATGCCGTGGACGAGTCCGACGCGGTGCTCGAAGCCGAGGCCGTGCTCGAGGCCGAAGCGGTGCTCGAGGCCGAGACTTCGCGTGAGGTGGCATCCGAATCGGTCGCCGTGTGGATCATGCGGCTTCCCGACGGCACCGAGCTCGTGCCGCCGGTGGTGTTCGGCCGCCGACCGGTGCCGGACGGCGCCGAGGGGGCGGTGCACATCGTGACGCCCTCGCCGCGTCGCGAGATCTCGGGCCGCCACGTCGAGGTGCGGTTCGAGGCCTCGGAGCTGGCCGCGCTCGACCTCGGTTCGACGAACGGCACGATCGTGCTGTCGGCCGACCGTGCGCCGCGCCTGCTCATCCACAACGGACAGATCACCCTCAGATCGGGCGATATACTGGACCTCGGCGAGTCCTACCTGGTGACGGTTTCCCAGGTCTCCGAGGGTCGTCGATCCACTGCAATCGGGTCCGCCAGCCCGGGCTGA
- a CDS encoding serine/threonine-protein kinase → MIAGFTYVRPLGSGGFADVFLYEQDMPRRVAAVKVLRADAIDPEVRRSFNAEADVMARLSTHAAIVTIHQASISADGRPYLAMEYCPDTMAARYKREPLPVGEVLDVGVRLAAALETAHRAGLLHRDIKPSNVLINTYGAPVLADFGIAAALHDTGDSEVFAMSVPWSAPEVLREETSGSVQSEVWSLAATLYTLLAGRSPFELDDRSKNTSEQLTRRIARATYPKLPRAGLPPILDDLLQGAMQRDPSRRYPSMAAFADRLRDTQYRLGLPVTAFEVAAPEWAGAMPVRFHDESTRGPVVSTVARDSRRAARAARKVSTEVDRDGLPVARTAKRSGLSIALIAAGAGAGLVVVAFVAGRLTGLV, encoded by the coding sequence GTGATCGCCGGATTCACCTATGTCCGGCCGCTCGGTTCCGGCGGATTCGCCGACGTCTTCCTATACGAACAGGACATGCCCCGACGGGTCGCCGCCGTCAAGGTGCTGCGCGCCGACGCGATCGACCCCGAGGTCAGGCGCAGCTTCAACGCCGAGGCCGACGTCATGGCCCGGCTCTCGACGCACGCGGCGATCGTCACCATCCACCAGGCATCGATCTCCGCCGACGGTCGCCCCTACCTCGCGATGGAGTACTGCCCCGACACGATGGCCGCGAGGTACAAGCGCGAGCCGCTGCCCGTCGGCGAGGTGCTCGACGTCGGCGTGCGGCTCGCCGCCGCGCTCGAGACCGCGCACCGAGCCGGTCTGCTGCACCGCGACATCAAGCCGTCGAACGTCCTCATCAACACCTATGGCGCACCGGTGCTCGCCGACTTCGGCATCGCCGCGGCCCTGCACGACACCGGCGATTCCGAGGTCTTCGCGATGTCGGTGCCGTGGAGCGCGCCCGAGGTGCTCCGCGAGGAGACGAGCGGGAGCGTGCAGAGCGAGGTGTGGAGCCTCGCGGCGACGCTGTACACGCTGCTCGCCGGCCGCAGCCCGTTCGAGCTCGACGACCGTTCGAAGAACACGAGCGAGCAGCTCACCCGCCGCATCGCGCGGGCGACGTACCCGAAGCTGCCGCGTGCGGGCCTCCCGCCGATCCTCGACGACCTGCTGCAGGGTGCGATGCAGCGCGACCCGTCGAGGCGGTACCCGTCGATGGCGGCGTTCGCCGACCGTCTCCGCGACACGCAGTACCGGCTCGGGCTGCCCGTGACGGCCTTCGAGGTCGCGGCGCCCGAGTGGGCGGGCGCCATGCCCGTGCGATTCCACGACGAGTCGACGCGCGGCCCGGTTGTCTCCACCGTCGCCCGCGACTCCCGCCGAGCCGCCCGCGCGGCCCGCAAGGTCTCGACCGAGGTCGACCGCGACGGCCTGCCCGTGGCTCGCACGGCGAAGCGGTCGGGGCTCTCGATCGCGCTGATCGCGGCCGGTGCCGGAGCGGGCCTCGTCGTCGTGGCGTTCGTCGCCGGAAGGCTGACGGGGCTCGTCTGA